In the Perca flavescens isolate YP-PL-M2 chromosome 20, PFLA_1.0, whole genome shotgun sequence genome, one interval contains:
- the asxl2 gene encoding putative Polycomb group protein ASXL2 isoform X3, with product MMIAKVPSMLQSQPSSPQPRCSSPSVPTGKLISPSQKHSKKALKQALKQQQQRNQRRQGGMPTTSSPRLLLKTIKDMADNITTKTDLCHPVVPRKASQRSGRLNAGQLKRTKCNIDVETPDSILVNTNLRAIINKHTFSVLPPDCQQRLLKLLPEVDRQACMDGLLKVTSSALNNEFFTSAAQSWKERLSEGEFTPELQLRMRQEIEKEKRVEHWKEAFFENYYGENSGLSFGESKELTKADVNQESARPQSPPHQTGPAAQAPEDPKGSKDSSQTDAATVVKDMKPTKELLNTQPAQREPVSTTEPMKTRRSQYTEDRKLNATAQSGPTPAVKTLEVERPTERAPVGTLPEKEHKEEVKEEKTELPQSPVKKSGPQKYSSELKEDQPVSVVKPTVESKEVNPEPSGPSEPLKRKSLSEIGDELTPEKRPRMSSVSSVSSVSSVSPPASSVSSPATPTSTTNQRVPPLKIPVSRILPIPLSPSQVSPRTPLPAPLSSPGRTGARTLADIKAKAQLARAQRAAAAAVSSASKGAVPGPGPGGGSGEQTQPSPSPSPTSPQASTKLPASSSSSQTSTPPSCPLDSFGQLSPNRFQTSYSCKTDNKNKGHSAGTVSAPGSSQMQPTLPSVHALKGQESPSLAISSTKTSSCIPANNPLVTQLLQGKEVPLEQILPKPLSKVEVKMSNVPSGSKGTTPHSAEHRSDKQMSHQFNTAGHTEVFSEYPRHHRELPDEETQEQILQTLMQRKGQQSQPYGGQGPPHPQYKVYQLVHAEEHQDQSRISVGFLGRKRMPRPAMTGHYLLNVSTYGRGPESKRLHQSVIPNTSISNLKRESTEGEDAAKEEEPASKCFFPASGVKTEQHGYSVTKSDEAASIQHCSNVKTEPGSEDSAVGADNNSTSVTAKEDTSPFSQSQRRHLELCNSNQGNSEPYLTQVDPCYQRQSAFQTQRTLDNQEVMAASCYGGTISMSVPNTLNRSTAGICSHTASSEAGGVHGSVMSFSVTVTTIPAGHSLDHSNQDDPSPEQSFIEGSNMEDVQSKCYCRLKAMIMCKGCGAFCHDDCIGPSKLCVSCLVVR from the exons ATGATGATAGCAAAAG TTCCCTCCATGCTGCAGTCACAGCCGTCCTCTCCGCAGCCACGATGCTCGTCGCCTTCTGTCCCCACCGGTAAACTCATCTCTCCCTCGCAGAAACACAGCAAGAAAGCTTTGAAACAG gccttgaagcagcagcaacagagaaacCAGCGCAGACAGGGGGGGATGCCAACCACCTCCAGTCCTAGACTGCTTCTGAAAACCATCAAAGATATGGCTGACAACATTACTACAAAGACTG ACTTATGCCACCCAGTTGTTCCCAGGAAGGCTTCTCAGAGGTCAGGGCGCCTTAATGCAG GGCAGCTGAAACGTACCAAGTGTAATATAGATGTGGaaacaccagactccattttgGTTAACACTAACTTGCGGGCGATCATCAACAAGCACACCTTCTCGGTCCTGCCCCCAGACTGCCAACAGAGACTGCTCAAACTTCTGCCTGAAGTTGACCGGCAG GCTTGCATGGATGGCCTTCTGAAGGTGACTAGTTCTGCTTTGAACAATGAGTTCTTCACATCAGCAGCTCAGTCTTGGAAGGAGAGACTGTCTGAGG GGGAATTCACTCCTGAGTTGCAGCTACGAATGCGCCAAGAAatagagaaggaaaagagagtAGAGCACTGGAAGGAGGCCTTCTTTGAAAACTATTATGGTGAAAA ttCTGGGCTCAGCTTTGGGGAATCCAAAGAGCTGACAAAGGCTGATGTGAATCAGGAGTCTGCCAGGCCCCAGTCCCCCCCTCATCAGACAGGACCTGCCGCTCAAGCACCAGAGGATCCCAAGGGCTCCAAGGACAGCAGCCAGACTGATGCTGCGACCGTTGTGAAAGACATGAAGCCAACAAAGGAACTTCTGAACACGCAGCCTGCTCAGAGAGAGCCAGTCTCCACCACAGAGCCCATGAAGACACGGCGCTCACAGTACACTGAGGATCGTAAATTGAACGCAACAGCACAGTCTGGGCCAACACCTGCGGTAAAAACACTAGAGGTTGAGAGGCCGACTGAACGGGCCCCAGTAGGTACGCTGCCTGAAAAGGAGCATAAAGAGGAAGTGAAGGAGGAGAAAACTGAACTCCCCCAGTCGCCTGTTAAGAAGAGCGGCCCACAGAAGTATAGTTCAGAGCTAAAAGAGGATCAGCCGGTGTCTGTGGTTAAGCCCACTGTGGAGAGCAAAGAGGTCAACCCTGAGCCCAGTGGCCCCTCAGAGCCGCTGAAAAGGAAATCTCTCAGTGAGATTGGGGATGAATTGACACCAGAGAAAAGGCCCCGTATGTCCTCAGTTTCCTCAGTGTCCTCAGTCTCCTCTGTATCTCCTCCAGCGTCATCCGTATCCAGCCCTGCTACACCAACTTCAACAACAAATCAGAGGGTTCCACCACTCAAG ATCCCAGTGTCACGGATTCTTCCCATTCCTTTGTCACCTAGCCAAGTCTCACCCAGGACTCCCCTCCCGGCCCCGCTTAGCAGCCCAGGCCGTACTGGTGCTCGCACTTTGGCTGACATCAAAGCCAAAGCTCAGCTTGCCCGAGCGCAGCGAGCAGCCGCTGCCGCAGTATCTTCTGCATCTAAGGGAGCGGTGCCAGGCCCGGGGCCAGGGGGAGGCAGTGGTGAGCAGACACAGCCCTCGCCCAGCCCCAGCCCAACATCCCCACAGGCATCAACCAAGTTACCagcctccagcagcagcagtcagaccAGTACTCCTCCTTCTTGCCCACTGGACTCTTTTGGCCAGTTAAGCCCAAACCGGTTTCAAACATCTTACTCATGCAAAactgacaataaaaacaaaggTCATTCTGCTGGTACTGTCAGTGCGCCCGGCAGCAGTCAAATGCAACCCACTCTGCCATCTGTGCACGCTCTGAAGGGACAGGAAAGTCCATCACTTGCTATATCATCAACCAAGACCAGCTCCTGTATCCCTGCAAATAACCCGCTGGTCACTCAGCTTCTGCAGGGTAAAGAGGTTCCATTGGAGCAGATCCTCCCAAAACCGCTATCCAAGGTGGAAGTGAAGATGTCAAACGTACCCTCTGGTAGTAAGGGGACGACACCACACTCTGCTGAGCACAGGTCTGATAAGCAGATGTCCCACCAGTTCAATACAGCAGGACACACAGAAGTTTTCTCAGAATACCCGAGACATCACAGGGAACTTCCTGATGAGGAGACTCAGGAGCAGATCCTGCAGACTCTGATGCAGAGGAAAGGCCAGCAGAGCCAGCCTTATGGTGGTCAGGGGCCTCCGCACCCTCAGTATAAAGTCTATCAGCTAGTGCATGCAGAAGAGCATCAGGACCAATCCAGGATTTCGGTAGGATTTCTGGGTCGTAAGAGGATGCCCAGGCCTGCCATGACGGGACATTACCTGCTTAATGTGTCCACATATGGCCGAGGACCAGAGAGCAAGAGGCTGCACCAGTCTGTCATCCCAAACACGTCTATATCCAATTTAAAAAGGGAAAGCACAGAAGGAGAGGATGCGGCCAAGGAAGAAGAACCAGCCAGCAAATGCTTTTTTCCTGCTTCTGGTGTAAAAACAGAGCAGCATGGATACTCCGTAACCAAGTCTGATGAAGCAGCGAGCATTCAGCATTGCTCCAATGTAAAGACGGAGCCTGGATCAGAGGACAGTGCAGTCGGTGCCGATAACAACAGCACTAGTGTGACAGCCAAAGAAGACACCAGCCCTTTTTCTCAGTCACAACGAAGGCACCTCGAACTCTGCAATAGTAACCAAGGAAACTCCGAGCCATATCTTACCCAAGTGGACCCCTGTTACCAGCGGCAGTCTGCCTTTCAAACCCAGAGAACACTCGATAACCAGGAAGTCATGGCAGCGTCGTGCTACGGTGGCACTATCAGCATGTCTGTACCTAACACTTTGAACCGCAGCACTGCAGGCATCTGCTCTCACACAGCCTCATCAGAGGCTGGCGGTGTCCATGGGAGCGTCATGTCATTCTCAGTGACCGTCACCACCATACCTGCCGGTCACTCGTTAGACCACAGCAACCAGGACGATCCCTCACCTGAGCAGTCGTTCATCGAAGGCTCCAACATGGAGGACGTCCAGTCTAAATGCTACTGCAGACTGAAGGCGATGATCATGTGCAAAGGATGCGGAGCCTTTTGCCACGATGACTGCATCGGCCCCTCGAAACTCTGCGTGTCATGTTTAGTTGTACGATGA
- the asxl2 gene encoding putative Polycomb group protein ASXL2 isoform X1 has protein sequence MRERQKKKKGRTWAEAAKTVLEKYPNTPMSHKEILQVIQRERLKEIRSGTSPLACLNAMLHTNSRGEEGIFYKVPGRMGVYTLKKDFSVVANELSEDGSEESSDNLSDSQSTENSSSAIAEEGRRGRWMRRVPSMLQSQPSSPQPRCSSPSVPTGKLISPSQKHSKKALKQALKQQQQRNQRRQGGMPTTSSPRLLLKTIKDMADNITTKTDLCHPVVPRKASQRSGRLNAGQLKRTKCNIDVETPDSILVNTNLRAIINKHTFSVLPPDCQQRLLKLLPEVDRQACMDGLLKVTSSALNNEFFTSAAQSWKERLSEGEFTPELQLRMRQEIEKEKRVEHWKEAFFENYYGENSGLSFGESKELTKADVNQESARPQSPPHQTGPAAQAPEDPKGSKDSSQTDAATVVKDMKPTKELLNTQPAQREPVSTTEPMKTRRSQYTEDRKLNATAQSGPTPAVKTLEVERPTERAPVGTLPEKEHKEEVKEEKTELPQSPVKKSGPQKYSSELKEDQPVSVVKPTVESKEVNPEPSGPSEPLKRKSLSEIGDELTPEKRPRMSSVSSVSSVSSVSPPASSVSSPATPTSTTNQRVPPLKIPVSRILPIPLSPSQVSPRTPLPAPLSSPGRTGARTLADIKAKAQLARAQRAAAAAVSSASKGAVPGPGPGGGSGEQTQPSPSPSPTSPQASTKLPASSSSSQTSTPPSCPLDSFGQLSPNRFQTSYSCKTDNKNKGHSAGTVSAPGSSQMQPTLPSVHALKGQESPSLAISSTKTSSCIPANNPLVTQLLQGKEVPLEQILPKPLSKVEVKMSNVPSGSKGTTPHSAEHRSDKQMSHQFNTAGHTEVFSEYPRHHRELPDEETQEQILQTLMQRKGQQSQPYGGQGPPHPQYKVYQLVHAEEHQDQSRISVGFLGRKRMPRPAMTGHYLLNVSTYGRGPESKRLHQSVIPNTSISNLKRESTEGEDAAKEEEPASKCFFPASGVKTEQHGYSVTKSDEAASIQHCSNVKTEPGSEDSAVGADNNSTSVTAKEDTSPFSQSQRRHLELCNSNQGNSEPYLTQVDPCYQRQSAFQTQRTLDNQEVMAASCYGGTISMSVPNTLNRSTAGICSHTASSEAGGVHGSVMSFSVTVTTIPAGHSLDHSNQDDPSPEQSFIEGSNMEDVQSKCYCRLKAMIMCKGCGAFCHDDCIGPSKLCVSCLVVR, from the exons AGcacagaaaacagcagcagtgCCATCGCAGAAGAGGGCAGGAGAGGAAGGTGGATGCGAAGAG TTCCCTCCATGCTGCAGTCACAGCCGTCCTCTCCGCAGCCACGATGCTCGTCGCCTTCTGTCCCCACCGGTAAACTCATCTCTCCCTCGCAGAAACACAGCAAGAAAGCTTTGAAACAG gccttgaagcagcagcaacagagaaacCAGCGCAGACAGGGGGGGATGCCAACCACCTCCAGTCCTAGACTGCTTCTGAAAACCATCAAAGATATGGCTGACAACATTACTACAAAGACTG ACTTATGCCACCCAGTTGTTCCCAGGAAGGCTTCTCAGAGGTCAGGGCGCCTTAATGCAG GGCAGCTGAAACGTACCAAGTGTAATATAGATGTGGaaacaccagactccattttgGTTAACACTAACTTGCGGGCGATCATCAACAAGCACACCTTCTCGGTCCTGCCCCCAGACTGCCAACAGAGACTGCTCAAACTTCTGCCTGAAGTTGACCGGCAG GCTTGCATGGATGGCCTTCTGAAGGTGACTAGTTCTGCTTTGAACAATGAGTTCTTCACATCAGCAGCTCAGTCTTGGAAGGAGAGACTGTCTGAGG GGGAATTCACTCCTGAGTTGCAGCTACGAATGCGCCAAGAAatagagaaggaaaagagagtAGAGCACTGGAAGGAGGCCTTCTTTGAAAACTATTATGGTGAAAA ttCTGGGCTCAGCTTTGGGGAATCCAAAGAGCTGACAAAGGCTGATGTGAATCAGGAGTCTGCCAGGCCCCAGTCCCCCCCTCATCAGACAGGACCTGCCGCTCAAGCACCAGAGGATCCCAAGGGCTCCAAGGACAGCAGCCAGACTGATGCTGCGACCGTTGTGAAAGACATGAAGCCAACAAAGGAACTTCTGAACACGCAGCCTGCTCAGAGAGAGCCAGTCTCCACCACAGAGCCCATGAAGACACGGCGCTCACAGTACACTGAGGATCGTAAATTGAACGCAACAGCACAGTCTGGGCCAACACCTGCGGTAAAAACACTAGAGGTTGAGAGGCCGACTGAACGGGCCCCAGTAGGTACGCTGCCTGAAAAGGAGCATAAAGAGGAAGTGAAGGAGGAGAAAACTGAACTCCCCCAGTCGCCTGTTAAGAAGAGCGGCCCACAGAAGTATAGTTCAGAGCTAAAAGAGGATCAGCCGGTGTCTGTGGTTAAGCCCACTGTGGAGAGCAAAGAGGTCAACCCTGAGCCCAGTGGCCCCTCAGAGCCGCTGAAAAGGAAATCTCTCAGTGAGATTGGGGATGAATTGACACCAGAGAAAAGGCCCCGTATGTCCTCAGTTTCCTCAGTGTCCTCAGTCTCCTCTGTATCTCCTCCAGCGTCATCCGTATCCAGCCCTGCTACACCAACTTCAACAACAAATCAGAGGGTTCCACCACTCAAG ATCCCAGTGTCACGGATTCTTCCCATTCCTTTGTCACCTAGCCAAGTCTCACCCAGGACTCCCCTCCCGGCCCCGCTTAGCAGCCCAGGCCGTACTGGTGCTCGCACTTTGGCTGACATCAAAGCCAAAGCTCAGCTTGCCCGAGCGCAGCGAGCAGCCGCTGCCGCAGTATCTTCTGCATCTAAGGGAGCGGTGCCAGGCCCGGGGCCAGGGGGAGGCAGTGGTGAGCAGACACAGCCCTCGCCCAGCCCCAGCCCAACATCCCCACAGGCATCAACCAAGTTACCagcctccagcagcagcagtcagaccAGTACTCCTCCTTCTTGCCCACTGGACTCTTTTGGCCAGTTAAGCCCAAACCGGTTTCAAACATCTTACTCATGCAAAactgacaataaaaacaaaggTCATTCTGCTGGTACTGTCAGTGCGCCCGGCAGCAGTCAAATGCAACCCACTCTGCCATCTGTGCACGCTCTGAAGGGACAGGAAAGTCCATCACTTGCTATATCATCAACCAAGACCAGCTCCTGTATCCCTGCAAATAACCCGCTGGTCACTCAGCTTCTGCAGGGTAAAGAGGTTCCATTGGAGCAGATCCTCCCAAAACCGCTATCCAAGGTGGAAGTGAAGATGTCAAACGTACCCTCTGGTAGTAAGGGGACGACACCACACTCTGCTGAGCACAGGTCTGATAAGCAGATGTCCCACCAGTTCAATACAGCAGGACACACAGAAGTTTTCTCAGAATACCCGAGACATCACAGGGAACTTCCTGATGAGGAGACTCAGGAGCAGATCCTGCAGACTCTGATGCAGAGGAAAGGCCAGCAGAGCCAGCCTTATGGTGGTCAGGGGCCTCCGCACCCTCAGTATAAAGTCTATCAGCTAGTGCATGCAGAAGAGCATCAGGACCAATCCAGGATTTCGGTAGGATTTCTGGGTCGTAAGAGGATGCCCAGGCCTGCCATGACGGGACATTACCTGCTTAATGTGTCCACATATGGCCGAGGACCAGAGAGCAAGAGGCTGCACCAGTCTGTCATCCCAAACACGTCTATATCCAATTTAAAAAGGGAAAGCACAGAAGGAGAGGATGCGGCCAAGGAAGAAGAACCAGCCAGCAAATGCTTTTTTCCTGCTTCTGGTGTAAAAACAGAGCAGCATGGATACTCCGTAACCAAGTCTGATGAAGCAGCGAGCATTCAGCATTGCTCCAATGTAAAGACGGAGCCTGGATCAGAGGACAGTGCAGTCGGTGCCGATAACAACAGCACTAGTGTGACAGCCAAAGAAGACACCAGCCCTTTTTCTCAGTCACAACGAAGGCACCTCGAACTCTGCAATAGTAACCAAGGAAACTCCGAGCCATATCTTACCCAAGTGGACCCCTGTTACCAGCGGCAGTCTGCCTTTCAAACCCAGAGAACACTCGATAACCAGGAAGTCATGGCAGCGTCGTGCTACGGTGGCACTATCAGCATGTCTGTACCTAACACTTTGAACCGCAGCACTGCAGGCATCTGCTCTCACACAGCCTCATCAGAGGCTGGCGGTGTCCATGGGAGCGTCATGTCATTCTCAGTGACCGTCACCACCATACCTGCCGGTCACTCGTTAGACCACAGCAACCAGGACGATCCCTCACCTGAGCAGTCGTTCATCGAAGGCTCCAACATGGAGGACGTCCAGTCTAAATGCTACTGCAGACTGAAGGCGATGATCATGTGCAAAGGATGCGGAGCCTTTTGCCACGATGACTGCATCGGCCCCTCGAAACTCTGCGTGTCATGTTTAGTTGTACGATGA
- the asxl2 gene encoding putative Polycomb group protein ASXL2 isoform X2 → MRERQKKKKGRTWAEAAKTVLEKYPNTPMSHKEILQVIQRERLKEISGTSPLACLNAMLHTNSRGEEGIFYKVPGRMGVYTLKKDFSVVANELSEDGSEESSDNLSDSQSTENSSSAIAEEGRRGRWMRRVPSMLQSQPSSPQPRCSSPSVPTGKLISPSQKHSKKALKQALKQQQQRNQRRQGGMPTTSSPRLLLKTIKDMADNITTKTDLCHPVVPRKASQRSGRLNAGQLKRTKCNIDVETPDSILVNTNLRAIINKHTFSVLPPDCQQRLLKLLPEVDRQACMDGLLKVTSSALNNEFFTSAAQSWKERLSEGEFTPELQLRMRQEIEKEKRVEHWKEAFFENYYGENSGLSFGESKELTKADVNQESARPQSPPHQTGPAAQAPEDPKGSKDSSQTDAATVVKDMKPTKELLNTQPAQREPVSTTEPMKTRRSQYTEDRKLNATAQSGPTPAVKTLEVERPTERAPVGTLPEKEHKEEVKEEKTELPQSPVKKSGPQKYSSELKEDQPVSVVKPTVESKEVNPEPSGPSEPLKRKSLSEIGDELTPEKRPRMSSVSSVSSVSSVSPPASSVSSPATPTSTTNQRVPPLKIPVSRILPIPLSPSQVSPRTPLPAPLSSPGRTGARTLADIKAKAQLARAQRAAAAAVSSASKGAVPGPGPGGGSGEQTQPSPSPSPTSPQASTKLPASSSSSQTSTPPSCPLDSFGQLSPNRFQTSYSCKTDNKNKGHSAGTVSAPGSSQMQPTLPSVHALKGQESPSLAISSTKTSSCIPANNPLVTQLLQGKEVPLEQILPKPLSKVEVKMSNVPSGSKGTTPHSAEHRSDKQMSHQFNTAGHTEVFSEYPRHHRELPDEETQEQILQTLMQRKGQQSQPYGGQGPPHPQYKVYQLVHAEEHQDQSRISVGFLGRKRMPRPAMTGHYLLNVSTYGRGPESKRLHQSVIPNTSISNLKRESTEGEDAAKEEEPASKCFFPASGVKTEQHGYSVTKSDEAASIQHCSNVKTEPGSEDSAVGADNNSTSVTAKEDTSPFSQSQRRHLELCNSNQGNSEPYLTQVDPCYQRQSAFQTQRTLDNQEVMAASCYGGTISMSVPNTLNRSTAGICSHTASSEAGGVHGSVMSFSVTVTTIPAGHSLDHSNQDDPSPEQSFIEGSNMEDVQSKCYCRLKAMIMCKGCGAFCHDDCIGPSKLCVSCLVVR, encoded by the exons AGcacagaaaacagcagcagtgCCATCGCAGAAGAGGGCAGGAGAGGAAGGTGGATGCGAAGAG TTCCCTCCATGCTGCAGTCACAGCCGTCCTCTCCGCAGCCACGATGCTCGTCGCCTTCTGTCCCCACCGGTAAACTCATCTCTCCCTCGCAGAAACACAGCAAGAAAGCTTTGAAACAG gccttgaagcagcagcaacagagaaacCAGCGCAGACAGGGGGGGATGCCAACCACCTCCAGTCCTAGACTGCTTCTGAAAACCATCAAAGATATGGCTGACAACATTACTACAAAGACTG ACTTATGCCACCCAGTTGTTCCCAGGAAGGCTTCTCAGAGGTCAGGGCGCCTTAATGCAG GGCAGCTGAAACGTACCAAGTGTAATATAGATGTGGaaacaccagactccattttgGTTAACACTAACTTGCGGGCGATCATCAACAAGCACACCTTCTCGGTCCTGCCCCCAGACTGCCAACAGAGACTGCTCAAACTTCTGCCTGAAGTTGACCGGCAG GCTTGCATGGATGGCCTTCTGAAGGTGACTAGTTCTGCTTTGAACAATGAGTTCTTCACATCAGCAGCTCAGTCTTGGAAGGAGAGACTGTCTGAGG GGGAATTCACTCCTGAGTTGCAGCTACGAATGCGCCAAGAAatagagaaggaaaagagagtAGAGCACTGGAAGGAGGCCTTCTTTGAAAACTATTATGGTGAAAA ttCTGGGCTCAGCTTTGGGGAATCCAAAGAGCTGACAAAGGCTGATGTGAATCAGGAGTCTGCCAGGCCCCAGTCCCCCCCTCATCAGACAGGACCTGCCGCTCAAGCACCAGAGGATCCCAAGGGCTCCAAGGACAGCAGCCAGACTGATGCTGCGACCGTTGTGAAAGACATGAAGCCAACAAAGGAACTTCTGAACACGCAGCCTGCTCAGAGAGAGCCAGTCTCCACCACAGAGCCCATGAAGACACGGCGCTCACAGTACACTGAGGATCGTAAATTGAACGCAACAGCACAGTCTGGGCCAACACCTGCGGTAAAAACACTAGAGGTTGAGAGGCCGACTGAACGGGCCCCAGTAGGTACGCTGCCTGAAAAGGAGCATAAAGAGGAAGTGAAGGAGGAGAAAACTGAACTCCCCCAGTCGCCTGTTAAGAAGAGCGGCCCACAGAAGTATAGTTCAGAGCTAAAAGAGGATCAGCCGGTGTCTGTGGTTAAGCCCACTGTGGAGAGCAAAGAGGTCAACCCTGAGCCCAGTGGCCCCTCAGAGCCGCTGAAAAGGAAATCTCTCAGTGAGATTGGGGATGAATTGACACCAGAGAAAAGGCCCCGTATGTCCTCAGTTTCCTCAGTGTCCTCAGTCTCCTCTGTATCTCCTCCAGCGTCATCCGTATCCAGCCCTGCTACACCAACTTCAACAACAAATCAGAGGGTTCCACCACTCAAG ATCCCAGTGTCACGGATTCTTCCCATTCCTTTGTCACCTAGCCAAGTCTCACCCAGGACTCCCCTCCCGGCCCCGCTTAGCAGCCCAGGCCGTACTGGTGCTCGCACTTTGGCTGACATCAAAGCCAAAGCTCAGCTTGCCCGAGCGCAGCGAGCAGCCGCTGCCGCAGTATCTTCTGCATCTAAGGGAGCGGTGCCAGGCCCGGGGCCAGGGGGAGGCAGTGGTGAGCAGACACAGCCCTCGCCCAGCCCCAGCCCAACATCCCCACAGGCATCAACCAAGTTACCagcctccagcagcagcagtcagaccAGTACTCCTCCTTCTTGCCCACTGGACTCTTTTGGCCAGTTAAGCCCAAACCGGTTTCAAACATCTTACTCATGCAAAactgacaataaaaacaaaggTCATTCTGCTGGTACTGTCAGTGCGCCCGGCAGCAGTCAAATGCAACCCACTCTGCCATCTGTGCACGCTCTGAAGGGACAGGAAAGTCCATCACTTGCTATATCATCAACCAAGACCAGCTCCTGTATCCCTGCAAATAACCCGCTGGTCACTCAGCTTCTGCAGGGTAAAGAGGTTCCATTGGAGCAGATCCTCCCAAAACCGCTATCCAAGGTGGAAGTGAAGATGTCAAACGTACCCTCTGGTAGTAAGGGGACGACACCACACTCTGCTGAGCACAGGTCTGATAAGCAGATGTCCCACCAGTTCAATACAGCAGGACACACAGAAGTTTTCTCAGAATACCCGAGACATCACAGGGAACTTCCTGATGAGGAGACTCAGGAGCAGATCCTGCAGACTCTGATGCAGAGGAAAGGCCAGCAGAGCCAGCCTTATGGTGGTCAGGGGCCTCCGCACCCTCAGTATAAAGTCTATCAGCTAGTGCATGCAGAAGAGCATCAGGACCAATCCAGGATTTCGGTAGGATTTCTGGGTCGTAAGAGGATGCCCAGGCCTGCCATGACGGGACATTACCTGCTTAATGTGTCCACATATGGCCGAGGACCAGAGAGCAAGAGGCTGCACCAGTCTGTCATCCCAAACACGTCTATATCCAATTTAAAAAGGGAAAGCACAGAAGGAGAGGATGCGGCCAAGGAAGAAGAACCAGCCAGCAAATGCTTTTTTCCTGCTTCTGGTGTAAAAACAGAGCAGCATGGATACTCCGTAACCAAGTCTGATGAAGCAGCGAGCATTCAGCATTGCTCCAATGTAAAGACGGAGCCTGGATCAGAGGACAGTGCAGTCGGTGCCGATAACAACAGCACTAGTGTGACAGCCAAAGAAGACACCAGCCCTTTTTCTCAGTCACAACGAAGGCACCTCGAACTCTGCAATAGTAACCAAGGAAACTCCGAGCCATATCTTACCCAAGTGGACCCCTGTTACCAGCGGCAGTCTGCCTTTCAAACCCAGAGAACACTCGATAACCAGGAAGTCATGGCAGCGTCGTGCTACGGTGGCACTATCAGCATGTCTGTACCTAACACTTTGAACCGCAGCACTGCAGGCATCTGCTCTCACACAGCCTCATCAGAGGCTGGCGGTGTCCATGGGAGCGTCATGTCATTCTCAGTGACCGTCACCACCATACCTGCCGGTCACTCGTTAGACCACAGCAACCAGGACGATCCCTCACCTGAGCAGTCGTTCATCGAAGGCTCCAACATGGAGGACGTCCAGTCTAAATGCTACTGCAGACTGAAGGCGATGATCATGTGCAAAGGATGCGGAGCCTTTTGCCACGATGACTGCATCGGCCCCTCGAAACTCTGCGTGTCATGTTTAGTTGTACGATGA